One region of Haloprofundus salilacus genomic DNA includes:
- a CDS encoding universal stress protein, which produces MSESNLSRNTSLFARPVVPVASVDDAETTAGAVLPRIAAVGGELLALHVVEKAGGAPDKASVEQREEVAAEAFSVVRELADEAGVDVTTRIAYGTDIADTILDVASDEDASAVVFTPRGGSKVVQWLTGNVALSLVENADRPVVSLPDPKPGR; this is translated from the coding sequence ATGAGCGAGTCCAACTTGTCCCGGAACACGTCACTTTTCGCCCGCCCGGTCGTCCCCGTAGCCAGCGTCGACGACGCCGAAACGACGGCGGGGGCCGTACTGCCTCGAATCGCGGCGGTCGGCGGGGAGCTGCTGGCCCTCCACGTCGTCGAGAAGGCCGGCGGCGCGCCGGACAAAGCGTCCGTCGAACAGCGCGAAGAAGTCGCCGCCGAGGCGTTCTCGGTCGTCCGCGAACTGGCCGACGAGGCCGGCGTCGACGTGACCACACGTATCGCTTACGGGACGGACATCGCGGACACCATCCTCGACGTCGCCAGCGACGAAGACGCGTCCGCGGTCGTGTTCACCCCGCGCGGCGGCAGCAAAGTAGTTCAATGGCTGACCGGGAATGTGGCTCTGTCGCTTGTTGAGAACGCGGACCGACCGGTAGTCTCGCTCCCCGACCCTAAGCCGGGGCGGTAG
- a CDS encoding ArsR/SmtB family transcription factor — protein MDSAVLLDLLGNENRRRILRLLSHKPCYVTEISEYLGVSPKAVIDHLRKLEEAGLVESRTDDQRRKYFHIAQNVRLEVNVSPYGFGTKSAYPASPTLELTGRCSHLSIDAEPRQNGDDLESLAREFGRLETIENELSLAQRWVHGRMTDVLDRLNERIGTDADSRFHAKVLAAVAGGATSTLAVAKEVGAPPEVVEQVLDALSERGLLAQRNDKWTVQ, from the coding sequence ATGGACTCTGCGGTACTTCTGGATCTCCTCGGCAACGAGAACCGGCGACGCATCCTTCGCCTGCTCTCGCACAAGCCCTGCTACGTCACGGAGATATCCGAGTACCTCGGCGTCAGCCCCAAGGCCGTTATCGACCACCTGCGGAAACTCGAGGAGGCGGGTCTCGTCGAGAGCCGAACCGACGACCAGCGGCGGAAGTACTTCCACATCGCCCAGAACGTCCGCCTGGAGGTGAACGTCTCGCCGTACGGGTTCGGTACGAAAAGCGCGTATCCAGCGAGTCCGACCCTCGAACTGACCGGTCGCTGTTCGCATCTCAGCATCGACGCCGAACCCCGGCAGAACGGCGACGATCTCGAATCGCTAGCGCGGGAGTTCGGCCGCCTCGAAACCATCGAGAACGAGCTTTCGCTCGCGCAGCGCTGGGTTCACGGCCGGATGACCGACGTGCTCGACAGGCTGAACGAGCGCATCGGAACCGACGCCGACAGCCGATTCCACGCGAAGGTGCTCGCGGCTGTCGCCGGCGGTGCGACGAGCACGCTCGCCGTCGCCAAGGAGGTCGGCGCGCCCCCAGAGGTCGTCGAGCAGGTGCTGGACGCGCTGTCCGAGCGCGGCTTGCTCGCCCAGCGGAACGACAAGTGGACAGTTCAGTGA
- the gatD gene encoding Glu-tRNA(Gln) amidotransferase subunit GatD translates to MNAGDRIRVERGGVTNEGVLMPSTTADHLVVKLDGGYNVGIERDDAEVEVLESGVYDVEDAQSNEGDSSEIEFDDDLPTVSLISTGGTIASTVDYRTGAVTAQFDAEDVLRAVPDLAGRANYRGRVVANILSENMTPEVWQKLARAVHEEIDAGADGVVVMHGTDTMQFSASALSFMLDTPVPIVFTGSQRSADRPSSDNVMNAVCAVEAAKSDCAEVLVCMHATESDDVCALHRGTRVRKNHTSRRDAFETVGAKPLGVVDYESEEVTFRREHAERGGVEPDISPDIDGGVELLKFTPGMDPAAFDYLDGKSGVVIEGTGLGHVHTDLIPRVRELVDEGTVVAMTSQCISGRVCDRVYDTGRDLLDAGVVEAGDTLPGTAKVKLMWALANLGDPADAMGRNLVGELQEESRPWT, encoded by the coding sequence ATGAACGCAGGCGACCGCATCCGCGTCGAGCGCGGGGGCGTCACGAACGAGGGCGTGCTGATGCCGTCGACGACGGCCGACCACCTCGTCGTCAAACTCGACGGGGGGTACAACGTCGGTATCGAACGCGACGATGCCGAGGTCGAAGTACTCGAAAGCGGCGTCTACGACGTGGAGGACGCCCAGTCCAACGAGGGCGACAGCTCCGAGATCGAGTTCGACGACGACCTCCCGACGGTTTCGCTCATCTCCACCGGCGGCACCATCGCCTCCACCGTCGACTACCGCACCGGCGCGGTGACCGCGCAGTTCGACGCCGAGGACGTGCTCCGCGCGGTGCCGGACCTCGCGGGTCGGGCGAACTACCGCGGCCGCGTCGTCGCCAATATCCTCTCCGAAAACATGACACCCGAGGTCTGGCAGAAACTTGCGCGGGCGGTCCACGAGGAGATAGACGCGGGCGCGGACGGTGTCGTCGTCATGCACGGCACCGACACGATGCAGTTTTCGGCCTCGGCGCTGTCGTTCATGCTCGACACGCCGGTTCCAATCGTCTTCACCGGCAGCCAGCGCTCGGCGGACCGCCCCTCCTCGGACAACGTGATGAACGCGGTCTGCGCGGTTGAAGCGGCGAAGAGCGACTGCGCTGAAGTGCTCGTCTGCATGCACGCCACCGAGAGTGACGACGTCTGCGCGCTCCACCGCGGCACGCGCGTGCGCAAGAACCACACCTCGCGCCGCGACGCCTTCGAGACGGTCGGGGCGAAGCCGCTCGGCGTGGTCGACTACGAGAGCGAGGAAGTGACGTTCCGCCGCGAACACGCCGAACGCGGCGGGGTCGAACCCGACATCTCCCCCGACATCGACGGCGGGGTCGAACTCCTGAAGTTCACGCCCGGGATGGACCCCGCGGCGTTCGACTACCTCGACGGGAAATCCGGCGTGGTAATCGAGGGGACCGGTCTCGGCCACGTTCACACCGACCTCATTCCTCGTGTCCGTGAACTCGTCGACGAGGGGACGGTCGTCGCGATGACCAGCCAGTGCATCTCGGGTCGCGTCTGCGACCGCGTCTACGACACCGGCCGCGACCTGCTCGACGCCGGCGTCGTCGAGGCGGGCGATACGCTCCCCGGCACGGCGAAGGTGAAGCTGATGTGGGCGCTCGCGAACCTCGGCGATCCCGCCGACGCGATGGGACGGAACCTCGTCGGCGAACTGCAGGAGGAGTCCCGGCCGTGGACCTGA
- a CDS encoding DUF106 domain-containing protein — translation MARVESRVRLLVSENSEMERAIEVVLERADADDEVRWVDVRDDLSSGQWGRLIEQGILIDGDEGFRIQDPDAVRAGLNGSADSSASSSSASSSSASTSDGDEIETTKWSKWDKGAAVVTVGLFLGYSVAEVRNVVGGAFDVFLGPLAEILPFYAVVMVLAMGTGLYSTILQANLMDMDKMGQYQSRMKDLQDRRKEAQENDDDEALQAIQEEQMEAMGEQMGMFKEQFRPMVWIMFLTIPVFLWMYWAIGIGGSPEHVTLENIVIPLAGEVSWKEGVVGPIQTWIVWYFLCSMAFSQIIRKGLNISTTPTTS, via the coding sequence ATGGCAAGAGTCGAATCGCGGGTTCGTTTGCTCGTCTCCGAGAACTCGGAGATGGAGCGGGCGATAGAGGTCGTCTTAGAGCGCGCCGACGCCGACGACGAGGTTCGGTGGGTCGACGTGCGCGACGACCTCTCGAGCGGCCAGTGGGGCCGCCTCATCGAGCAAGGTATCCTCATCGACGGCGACGAGGGGTTCCGCATCCAGGACCCCGACGCCGTTCGCGCAGGTCTCAACGGCAGCGCCGACTCGTCGGCGTCCTCGTCCTCGGCGTCTTCGTCGTCCGCATCGACGAGCGACGGTGACGAAATCGAGACGACGAAGTGGTCGAAGTGGGACAAAGGGGCGGCGGTCGTCACCGTCGGATTGTTCCTCGGCTACTCGGTCGCGGAGGTGCGTAACGTCGTCGGCGGGGCGTTCGACGTCTTCCTCGGACCGTTGGCCGAGATACTCCCCTTCTACGCCGTCGTGATGGTGCTCGCGATGGGCACCGGTCTCTACTCCACGATTTTGCAGGCGAACCTGATGGACATGGACAAGATGGGCCAGTACCAGTCGCGCATGAAGGACCTCCAGGACCGGCGCAAAGAGGCCCAGGAGAACGACGACGACGAGGCGCTGCAGGCGATTCAGGAGGAGCAGATGGAGGCAATGGGCGAGCAGATGGGGATGTTCAAAGAGCAGTTCCGCCCCATGGTGTGGATCATGTTCCTCACCATCCCGGTGTTCCTCTGGATGTACTGGGCGATCGGCATCGGCGGCAGCCCCGAACACGTGACGCTCGAGAACATCGTCATCCCGCTGGCCGGAGAGGTGTCGTGGAAGGAGGGCGTCGTCGGACCGATACAGACGTGGATCGTCTGGTACTTCCTCTGTTCGATGGCGTTCTCCCAGATCATCCGCAAAGGGCTGAACATCAGTACGACGCCGACCACGTCGTAA
- a CDS encoding amino acid permease has translation MADEELAKDLGLLSAMTIGIGTMIGAGIFVLPGVAAQEAGPIVVVSFVVGGLIAMVNALSVSELGTAMPKAGGGYYYVNRALGPLFGSIAGLGDWVGLAFASAFYCIGFGQYLAELVGLPGVLFLSPIQVGALLAGFVFVGVNYIGAKETGGVQTVIVLILLAILGVFAVAGWSSFDYATLAGEDGLAPFGFGAILPGTALVFVSFLGYAKIATVAEELKNPGRNLPIAIIGSVALVTVVYAILVTVMLGVVPWTDLSQDAPVAQAAEVAFPAGIAGAAATVMTLGALLATASSANASILASARINFAMGREKIVTNWLNKIHPRFATPYRSILVTGLIIIVFISALGQDLAVLAKAASVLHLIVYALMNAALIVFRESDAVDYDPEFRVPFYPVTPIAGALLSLGLVAFMDDIEIALSAVFVLGAVVWYFVYAREKVETGGLLSRYILSRSEEMPDAAVSAASTVKPDGGDYRVMVPLANPKHQTDLITLASAIAKQENGTVVAVNIQQVPDQTSLEAARRQGDYDAAHRILERARDDAETLGVPVETHTILSHRTFEEVFDAARTYDADVTVMGWGPDAHGSPGRAESAIDELARSLPCDFLVLRDRGFDASRILVPTAGGPDSDLSAAVARLLRTEYVSTVTLLHVADDETDGRAFLEEWAADHGLEDAELVVEAGDVEAAIGKHAADATMLVVGATERGLLSRLFTDSLVLNVVDEVNCSVLLAEKKRTRSLRERLFGNS, from the coding sequence ATGGCTGACGAGGAGTTAGCCAAGGACCTCGGGTTGTTGTCGGCGATGACTATCGGTATCGGGACGATGATCGGCGCGGGTATCTTCGTCCTCCCGGGCGTTGCCGCCCAGGAAGCGGGTCCCATCGTCGTCGTCTCCTTCGTCGTTGGCGGTCTCATCGCGATGGTGAACGCGCTGTCGGTGTCGGAACTCGGCACGGCGATGCCGAAAGCCGGCGGCGGCTACTACTACGTCAACCGCGCGCTCGGCCCGCTTTTCGGGTCTATCGCCGGTCTCGGCGACTGGGTCGGCCTCGCGTTCGCTTCCGCGTTCTACTGTATCGGCTTCGGCCAGTATCTCGCCGAACTCGTCGGCCTCCCCGGCGTCCTGTTTCTCTCGCCGATACAGGTGGGCGCGCTGCTCGCTGGGTTTGTCTTCGTCGGCGTCAACTACATCGGCGCGAAGGAGACCGGCGGCGTCCAGACCGTCATCGTGCTCATTCTGTTGGCGATTCTCGGCGTCTTCGCCGTTGCGGGGTGGAGCTCCTTCGACTACGCGACGCTCGCCGGCGAGGACGGTCTCGCCCCCTTCGGCTTCGGGGCCATCCTTCCGGGAACCGCGTTAGTGTTCGTCTCCTTTCTCGGCTACGCGAAAATCGCGACCGTCGCCGAGGAACTCAAAAACCCTGGCCGTAATCTCCCTATCGCCATCATCGGCAGCGTCGCGCTCGTCACCGTCGTCTACGCCATCCTGGTGACGGTGATGCTCGGCGTCGTCCCGTGGACCGACTTGAGCCAGGATGCGCCGGTCGCGCAAGCTGCCGAAGTCGCGTTCCCGGCTGGTATCGCCGGCGCCGCGGCGACGGTGATGACGCTCGGCGCGCTGTTGGCGACGGCGTCATCGGCGAACGCCTCGATTCTCGCGTCTGCGCGCATCAACTTCGCGATGGGTCGCGAAAAAATCGTCACGAACTGGCTCAACAAGATTCACCCGAGGTTCGCGACGCCGTACCGCTCGATTCTGGTGACCGGACTCATCATCATCGTCTTTATCTCGGCTTTGGGCCAGGACCTTGCGGTGTTGGCGAAGGCGGCGAGCGTACTGCACCTCATCGTTTACGCGCTGATGAACGCCGCACTCATCGTCTTCCGCGAGTCCGACGCCGTCGATTACGACCCGGAGTTCCGCGTGCCGTTCTACCCGGTGACGCCCATCGCAGGGGCGCTGCTGTCACTCGGACTCGTCGCGTTCATGGACGACATCGAGATCGCGCTGTCGGCGGTGTTCGTCTTGGGCGCAGTGGTGTGGTACTTCGTCTACGCGCGTGAGAAAGTCGAGACGGGCGGGCTACTCAGTCGGTACATCCTCTCACGTTCGGAGGAAATGCCCGACGCGGCCGTCTCAGCTGCCAGCACGGTCAAACCCGACGGCGGCGACTACCGCGTCATGGTCCCGCTCGCGAACCCCAAACACCAGACCGACCTCATCACGCTCGCCAGCGCCATCGCCAAACAGGAGAACGGCACCGTCGTCGCCGTCAACATCCAGCAGGTTCCCGACCAGACCTCGCTGGAGGCCGCTCGGCGGCAAGGCGACTACGACGCAGCCCACCGCATTCTCGAACGCGCCCGCGACGACGCCGAGACACTGGGCGTCCCCGTCGAGACACACACCATCCTCTCGCACCGGACGTTCGAGGAGGTGTTCGACGCCGCGCGAACGTACGACGCCGACGTGACCGTCATGGGCTGGGGACCCGACGCCCACGGGTCGCCGGGGCGCGCCGAGAGCGCGATCGACGAACTCGCGAGGTCGCTTCCCTGCGACTTCCTCGTCCTCCGGGACCGCGGTTTCGACGCGTCGCGCATCCTCGTGCCGACGGCGGGCGGCCCGGATTCGGACCTCTCGGCAGCCGTCGCCAGACTACTTCGCACGGAGTACGTGTCGACGGTGACGCTCCTGCACGTCGCCGACGACGAGACCGATGGACGGGCGTTCCTCGAAGAGTGGGCGGCCGATCACGGTCTCGAAGACGCCGAACTGGTCGTCGAGGCGGGCGACGTCGAAGCGGCCATCGGCAAGCACGCCGCGGACGCGACGATGCTCGTCGTCGGCGCGACGGAGCGCGGCCTGCTCTCGCGGTTGTTCACCGATAGCCTCGTGTTGAACGTCGTCGACGAGGTGAACTGCTCGGTGTTGCTCGCGGAGAAAAAGCGGACGCGCAGTCTGCGCGAACGGCTGTTCGGAAACAGCTAA
- a CDS encoding RNA-guided pseudouridylation complex pseudouridine synthase subunit Cbf5 produces MTMRGPPDDRSVDELLEFGVVNLDKPPGPSAHQVSGWVRDLAGVERAAHAGTLDPKVTGCLPILTGDATRLAQVFLEGSKEYVSVLELHKPAPSDLESVVAEFEGELYQKPPRKSAVSRRLRMREIYKLEVLEVTERQALLRIRCESGTYIRKLCHDIGLALGTGAHMGHLRRTATDPFDDTDLANLHNLADALAFAEEGDESFLRETVAPAERALDHLPSVVIADSAAEQVATGAPVYAPGVLDADDGIERDELLACYTPDGAAVCLGRLVGDPDAERGTVVALERVLV; encoded by the coding sequence ATGACGATGCGTGGCCCACCCGACGACCGCTCGGTCGACGAACTGCTCGAGTTCGGCGTCGTCAACCTCGATAAACCGCCCGGCCCCTCGGCCCACCAGGTCTCGGGCTGGGTCCGCGACCTCGCGGGCGTCGAGCGCGCCGCCCACGCCGGGACGCTCGACCCGAAGGTGACCGGCTGTCTCCCCATCCTCACCGGCGACGCGACGCGCCTCGCGCAGGTATTTCTCGAAGGATCGAAGGAGTACGTCTCGGTGCTCGAACTGCACAAACCCGCGCCGAGCGACCTCGAATCCGTCGTCGCCGAGTTCGAGGGCGAACTGTACCAGAAACCGCCGCGCAAGAGCGCTGTCTCGCGCCGCCTGCGCATGCGCGAGATATACAAGCTAGAAGTGCTCGAAGTGACAGAACGACAGGCGTTGCTCCGGATTCGCTGCGAGAGCGGGACCTACATCAGAAAGCTCTGTCACGACATCGGTCTGGCGCTCGGCACGGGCGCGCACATGGGTCACCTCCGCCGGACGGCGACCGACCCATTCGACGACACCGACCTTGCGAATCTGCACAACCTCGCCGACGCGCTGGCGTTCGCTGAAGAGGGCGACGAGTCGTTCCTCCGCGAGACCGTCGCGCCCGCCGAGCGAGCGCTCGACCATCTTCCGTCCGTCGTCATCGCCGACAGCGCTGCCGAACAGGTTGCCACCGGGGCACCCGTCTACGCGCCGGGCGTCCTCGACGCCGACGACGGCATCGAGCGTGACGAACTGCTCGCCTGCTACACGCCCGACGGGGCGGCGGTCTGTCTCGGACGGCTCGTCGGCGACCCCGACGCCGAACGGGGAACCGTCGTCGCGCTCGAACGCGTGCTCGTCTGA
- a CDS encoding GNAT family N-acetyltransferase gives MTVRQARPEDYDAVAAFTSETWAERGGSDYIPRIYHDWITGDSERQRTFVLDAEGDAESPSEELAGICQGVLLSEYEAWAQGMRVNPDYRGRGASMRLSKALFAWAKERGATVARNMVFSWNVAGLGQSRATGFAPCAEFRWGMPTPDADAEPALAVTADADAAWSFWTGSDARTDLKGLTLDAEESWAVSELTRERLRTAADDDRLFVVSEGGTRGFTFRNRTYDRPNDEGSSERWAEYAVGAWVDSEAARALYRAVACDAASVDAEKVRVLIPEGVRWVSDTAYARVGVSDEPDFVMAADLTDPAVVDD, from the coding sequence CTGACGGTCCGACAGGCACGACCCGAAGATTACGACGCGGTTGCGGCGTTCACGAGCGAGACGTGGGCAGAGCGCGGCGGGTCGGACTACATCCCGCGCATCTACCACGACTGGATCACGGGCGACAGCGAGCGCCAGCGGACGTTCGTTCTCGACGCCGAGGGCGACGCCGAGAGCCCGTCGGAGGAACTCGCGGGCATCTGTCAGGGCGTACTGCTCTCGGAGTACGAGGCGTGGGCGCAGGGGATGCGTGTCAACCCCGACTACCGAGGGCGGGGCGCGTCGATGCGCCTGTCGAAGGCACTGTTTGCGTGGGCGAAAGAGCGCGGCGCGACCGTCGCCCGGAACATGGTGTTTTCGTGGAACGTGGCGGGACTGGGCCAGTCGCGCGCGACCGGCTTTGCGCCCTGCGCCGAGTTCCGCTGGGGGATGCCGACGCCGGACGCCGACGCCGAACCCGCCCTCGCCGTCACGGCCGACGCCGACGCCGCGTGGTCGTTCTGGACCGGAAGCGACGCGCGCACGGACCTGAAGGGACTCACGCTCGACGCCGAGGAATCGTGGGCGGTGTCGGAACTCACCCGCGAGCGACTCCGAACAGCGGCCGACGACGACCGCCTGTTCGTCGTGAGCGAGGGCGGGACGCGCGGGTTCACGTTCCGGAACCGGACGTACGACCGACCGAACGACGAAGGCAGTTCAGAAAGATGGGCCGAGTACGCCGTCGGCGCGTGGGTGGATTCGGAGGCAGCGCGGGCACTGTATCGGGCGGTCGCCTGCGACGCTGCGAGCGTCGACGCCGAGAAGGTGCGTGTCCTGATTCCGGAGGGCGTACGCTGGGTGAGCGACACGGCGTACGCCCGCGTCGGCGTCTCCGACGAACCGGACTTCGTGATGGCGGCGGACCTGACGGACCCCGCCGTGGTCGACGACTGA
- the cmk gene encoding (d)CMP kinase, with protein MLLTVSGPPGSGKSTTAVGLAEAFGYEHISGGDIFRTLAEERGLSPVEFNELAEEDDQIDRDLDRRLYDIATERDGVVLESRLAGWLAGDHADFRIWLDAPLSVRAERIADREEKSVETARAETERREASEAKRYMAYYDIPIDDLSIYDLVLNTARWGPEPVLDTLVAAVEAYDADADEGKYPVTGVRYEF; from the coding sequence ATGTTGCTAACCGTCTCCGGCCCGCCGGGCAGTGGCAAGAGCACCACGGCGGTCGGACTCGCCGAGGCGTTCGGCTACGAACACATCTCCGGCGGCGACATCTTCCGCACGCTCGCCGAGGAGCGCGGGCTGTCGCCCGTCGAGTTCAACGAGCTCGCCGAGGAGGACGACCAGATAGACCGCGACCTGGACCGCCGCCTTTACGATATCGCCACCGAACGCGACGGGGTCGTCCTCGAATCCCGGCTCGCCGGGTGGCTGGCGGGCGACCACGCCGACTTCCGCATCTGGCTCGACGCGCCGCTATCGGTCCGCGCCGAGCGCATCGCCGACCGCGAGGAGAAATCCGTCGAAACCGCGCGAGCGGAGACCGAACGCCGCGAGGCCAGCGAGGCCAAGCGCTACATGGCGTACTACGACATCCCCATCGACGACCTCTCTATCTACGACCTCGTGCTCAACACCGCCCGCTGGGGACCGGAACCCGTCCTCGACACGCTCGTCGCCGCCGTCGAGGCGTACGACGCCGACGCCGACGAGGGAAAGTATCCGGTGACCGGCGTCCGCTACGAGTTCTGA
- a CDS encoding adenylate kinase — protein sequence MSDKKVLLLGAPGAGKGTQSKRLAEEFSLEHVTTGDALRANKDMETEYGTPREYMDAGELVPDGLVNEIVEEALSSASGFVLDGYPRNLSQAEYLDEITNLDAVIYLDVSEDELVRRLTGRRLDPETGDIYHVEFDMPDDDEIADRLVQRDDDTEDVVRERLRVYEENTAEVIQYYRDTGDLVEIDGEQTPDEVFEDVTAAVDDA from the coding sequence ATGAGCGACAAGAAGGTGCTGTTACTCGGTGCCCCGGGCGCTGGCAAAGGAACGCAGAGCAAGCGACTCGCCGAGGAGTTCTCCCTCGAACACGTGACGACCGGCGATGCGCTCCGGGCGAACAAGGACATGGAGACCGAGTACGGCACGCCGCGGGAGTACATGGACGCGGGCGAACTCGTCCCCGACGGACTGGTCAACGAGATCGTCGAGGAGGCGCTCTCGAGCGCATCGGGGTTCGTCCTCGACGGCTATCCCCGGAACCTCTCGCAGGCGGAGTATCTCGACGAAATCACGAACCTCGACGCCGTCATCTACCTCGACGTGAGCGAGGACGAACTCGTCCGGCGCCTCACCGGCCGCCGCCTCGACCCCGAGACGGGCGACATCTACCACGTCGAATTCGACATGCCCGACGACGACGAGATCGCCGACCGTCTCGTCCAGCGCGACGACGACACCGAAGACGTGGTCCGCGAGCGCCTCCGCGTCTACGAGGAGAACACGGCCGAGGTCATCCAGTACTACCGCGACACCGGCGACCTCGTCGAAATCGACGGCGAGCAGACGCCCGACGAAGTGTTCGAGGACGTCACCGCCGCCGTCGACGACGCGTAG
- a CDS encoding DUF1405 domain-containing protein gives MAGVRLIPDRYVEYYLGNAPSLVWLLVVNATAFLVGVRYYVETMPAVSTFLWPLYGDSPTALALGTLSLATLLPNLGRDIDDAPLNRPLVYLHTLSFVWLVKFGLWTFVALNLRPDLYFGFGLSSLWSYWGILLTHLGFVVEAVLIARIGATTRGALAFALALAFANDAFDYLFGYHPPLRYEPGAGLVVASVAISVVSVALAARFFDRFHEPTVRK, from the coding sequence ATGGCGGGTGTGCGCCTCATCCCCGACCGATACGTCGAGTACTATCTCGGCAACGCCCCAAGTCTCGTCTGGTTGCTCGTCGTCAACGCGACGGCGTTTCTCGTCGGCGTGCGCTATTACGTCGAGACGATGCCCGCGGTATCGACGTTTCTGTGGCCGCTGTACGGCGATTCACCGACCGCACTGGCGCTAGGAACGCTCTCTCTGGCGACGCTGCTCCCTAACCTCGGCCGAGATATCGACGACGCGCCGCTGAACCGCCCGCTCGTCTACCTCCACACGCTGTCGTTCGTCTGGCTGGTGAAGTTCGGTCTCTGGACGTTCGTCGCGTTGAACCTCCGTCCCGACCTCTACTTCGGGTTTGGACTCTCGTCGCTGTGGAGTTACTGGGGCATCCTCCTCACACACCTCGGATTCGTCGTCGAGGCGGTGCTCATCGCCCGTATCGGGGCGACGACGCGGGGAGCGCTCGCGTTCGCGCTCGCGTTGGCGTTCGCGAACGACGCGTTCGATTACCTGTTCGGCTACCATCCGCCGCTTCGGTACGAACCGGGCGCGGGACTCGTCGTCGCTAGCGTGGCGATTTCGGTCGTCTCCGTCGCTCTCGCGGCTCGTTTCTTCGACAGGTTCCACGAGCCGACGGTCCGGAAGTAA
- a CDS encoding NUDIX hydrolase: protein MTSDEWSLLRTVSVGSDDARVGYDRLRRPDGEIEGQLWIDSRDSVCVVAEHEAKIVLVEEYRPRLGETVLSCPVGAVEGEESLTEAAARELREETGYCADSLRLLETSYPVAWLRKRRGIVFASGLTPGDKETDADEFTRVRRLPVDDALDEARRQPVTDWTLLPLLLSRYEGLL, encoded by the coding sequence ATGACTTCGGACGAGTGGTCCCTCCTTCGCACGGTCTCCGTCGGGAGCGACGACGCCCGCGTCGGCTACGATCGCCTCCGCCGACCTGACGGCGAGATCGAGGGCCAACTCTGGATAGACAGCCGAGATTCGGTCTGTGTCGTCGCCGAACACGAGGCGAAAATCGTCCTCGTCGAGGAGTACCGACCGCGGCTCGGCGAGACGGTGCTCTCCTGTCCCGTCGGAGCGGTCGAAGGCGAGGAGTCGCTCACCGAGGCGGCCGCCCGGGAACTCCGTGAGGAGACCGGTTACTGCGCCGACTCGCTCCGACTGCTGGAGACGAGTTACCCCGTCGCGTGGCTCCGCAAACGCCGCGGCATCGTCTTCGCGTCCGGTCTCACGCCTGGCGATAAAGAGACAGACGCCGACGAGTTCACCCGGGTTCGACGGCTCCCGGTCGACGACGCGCTCGACGAGGCCCGGAGGCAACCGGTGACCGACTGGACGCTGCTGCCGCTGCTTCTCTCGCGGTACGAAGGTCTCCTGTGA